The window CTCATCTGCAGAGTAACTAGAAAACAGAGTATAGACATAAGATAGTTACCAATAAATTCAACAGGAAATTGTTCTCCTCAGATTTGCTTATTGTATTTTGGAGCAGTTCAAGCTACCGCGGAAGTTAGCTGTTAACCAAATAGAAATTCCCACTTTGGAGTCAGAAGTTTCTCTTCCCATGAGAGCAAAGAACATGAAGGATATTGAGGAAGAAACATAAGTAATGCCgaataagaaactgcagacgctggtttatactgttgataagacacaaaatgctggagtaactcagcgggccaggaaacatctctggagaaaaagaatgagtttgaatttgagtttagtttattgtcacgggtacaatgaaaagcttttgttgtgcgctaaccagccagcagaaagacaatacgtaattacaatcgagccatccacagtgtacagatacatgataaagggaattacgtgaataatgtttagtaccatctacctcattgaagactatGTTTGATCGGAATTTTCTGAACTTTATAAGATAAAGATAAAGTTCAGAAAATTCAATCAAACatagtctccaatgagatagatggtagctcaagactgctctctagttggacccgaaacgtcgcctattctttttctccaaagatgctgcctgacctgctgagttactccagcattttgtgctattTTGGGAAGATTAATAACATTCTGCCCATTTTCTGTGGACATATATATGGGATCAAGACGACACTCTGACCTAACCTGGGAAATCACCTCTCCAGGATTATTAGATCATTGTGACTGCACTATCGGCTTCAGTTTAACATTTATCTACAGACAAGAAATTTGGAACCTGTGGTATAATTCAAGAACAGAAGCAGAAACGGGACCTGAAATTACTTAGAACTTTCAGTTCTTCATTCCTGCCAATACCCCCTGGAACTCCCAATCTCACGTTGGGAAATTGGTAGAATGCATATGTGATTTCACCCTCTAATCCTTCCACTTTCAGTAATCATACATCGTGTCTAAAGATGTGTGATATACAGCTACTCTCATTCTACATTGCTCTATTCATGAAAACAACCCTCTAATTCAAAATGGTTCCATTGTTAAGAACAatccttttctccctctctcctgtcgTTTTGGCACAGCGATTGAAAGacttttgtcacttactccacccatctggtaAGAaaacttgtatccacctatcacttggaaacacaaggaactgcagtctgAACTCTGCTGGAATcttggcaaaacacaaagtgatggagtaactcaacgggtcaggcagcatttgtggaggaaatggatagaggATGTTTTGGCTCGGAACCCTTTCTCAGACTAATTATAGCAAAGGGGGTAGAattacttgtcaggctttgtcccaccaccCGCCTCTCTTTTCCCCActttcttccccacccctcctactacagtctgaaggaggttccgaactgaaatgtcacctatccattccctccacagatgctgcctgacccgttgagttactccaacacttttaatTTTGCTCAATATTTTAGTATCTACAGGCACTTGTATCTCCTGATATTATATACAGGTTCTAGCATACAACCAAACGAAAGTGGGATAATTGAACAAAACAAGGGCAAGATTGATTGTAATGTTTCAATTGTTATTTGGGATAAAAATGAACGTgaaattttaatttagagatacagcatggaaacaggtcctttgtcccaccgagtccacgctaactaatgatcaccagtacactagctctatcccacatactaaggacaatttgcagaaaccaattaacctacaaacctgcatgtctttgtaatgtgggaggaaactggagcacctgtagaaaacccacgacatcacagggagaacatacaaattccatgttTTGTACAGCCCCTGTGCCACGCTATAGTTTTTATTTACAGATTACAATTTTCTGTGTAGTATATGTCTTTATTTATGTAAGAATTAAACGTGAATTGGTCTTTTCCAGGTAGATGTGGAGACCATAATAGATCGAATTTTGAACAAAAGGCTCGTCCCAATTCAACTGCGAAAGGAAGCAAATTTTCCTTGGAATGTCACCCTTGTATCAGATAGATGCATATTTCATCCATCTCACCCAAATGTCCAGATCATTTATGTCATCTGTCTGCTTTATTATATTGCCTATATTACAGTGTTTTTGGAAACCTATGCATTGCGTGCACGAAGAAAGATTTCTGCAAGCTTCTTTGAGCAACGGGAAGATGAAAGGATCAAATATCTCCATCAAAAGTTGGTAAAAGATTCAGAACATCAATTCAGTGACAACATAGTTGTTTTCACTGTGTCAGAACAATGTCACGTAAGCTTTAAAGGACAAAGTAAAATGTGATTGTATCCTATTGGCCTGTCATTTTTAGTTACATAAGAAAGAATTGAATTGCACCTCAGATCCCAAAGTACTGTACATGCAACATTTCTGTACTAACACAGGAAAAGCAGTATCCACTTTGCGCTCAATGTGCTTTCAAAAACAATAATGCTATCATGTTCAGctagaatagtagaatagaatagaatagtttctttattgtcattgtaacatgaaccatgtacaacgaaatttaaaaatgtcagccagtcagtgcaccattcaaccatttctaaaagctaaagatacatacaagataaaatattaaaagataaacaactaaaataaatatcatgaaaatagcacgcataaacacccaaccctccatccttctgtcaatttcacagtgtaccacagttccttagtatgtatcgcccttgcgttccttggcggctacatttagtgcttttatagcagtggggtaaaaactgttttttagtctgttcgtccttgtccttgtagatctgtaccgtctgcctgacggcaacagttaaaacagggagtgtccggggtgggaaatgtcctttataatactctgggattttttgatgcagcgggaactgtgtaagtcctccaaggtaaggagagggcagccgacaatcctctgggcgctgtcaatggccctctggagcgctttcctctgagccgctgtgcagctggtgtaccacacgcatacacagtatgttagtatgctctcaatggagcaccgattaAAGGACTAGTCTTTTTAAGTGATTTTAATTGAGCGAAAATAGAGACGAAATTGCAGGAACCCTGGCTGGcacatatgaatcatcattagacatgggctagttttattttagttttagagatacagcatggaaacaggcccaccaagaccattgatcaaccgttcacactagttctctgtcattccacttttgcttccactccctgcacaccaatttgcagaggccacttAACCGACCAAACCACACACTatatatgtgtgaatgtgtgtttgtgtgagaggCAAGATAGAGATAATAGACGTCAAAGTTCCCTCATGTATCAGAAGCTCTATCATCTTTGACCACAACTGTTTGCGGGACAGCCACTGCAGTGACTCCTCCAGACCACTGGGAGTCTCGCGGCTGCAAAAGGCAAATTCAGTTAAATGGACAGATTAGCGTGAAGGTTTTGCAAACTCCAAGGTGTCCTGAACCCAATCTGCAGTATTGTCATCTTCACATCAAAATAGACATTAGACCAAAATGGTCAAGTTCCCAGATTAAAAAGCAGCATCAGTTCAAATACAATGATAGCATTGTAGAATTTGCATTCAATTTTAACAAaagaaatctgaaaataaaaagcGGAGAGGAGAAAAGGCGACCATAAAATTGTGGGATTGATGTTAAAGTCTAGTTGGTCAGAAAAAGTATATGCTTCAGAGAAGGAAAATATTGTTCTTTGGTCCGCAGTTGCTGCTTGAACAAGTGTGATAATGCGATAAACGGCTATATTATTTTGTAAGAGCCATTTAAAACTAAATGCAGTTCTGTAATCTGCTATAATCTACTGAGTTTGTATTTGCTTTGTTTAATTTTGCTTTACAATAAACCTGATATAATGTTTTAATCTGGAATACAGCACCTGTCAATTAAAAGTCTTGGATCAATTAAGTAACACATCATTCCAAGTGCATAATATCATCAGCAAAATGATTAATCTCTCACTCTGTAGTGTGCCAGTCTAAACTAATTTTTGAAGATCATATTTACTTCATAAAGCACGTAGTTTGACCTGTGAAAAGAGCCACTGAACCAggtgaaaaatgaaataaactacagttcaatgtggataaatgtgaggttatccactttggtggcaaaaacaggaaggcagattattatatgaatggtgtcaagttgggaaaaggggaagtgcaacaaaatctgggggtccttgtgcatcagtcactgaaagtaagcctgcaggtacagcaggcagtgaagaacgcgaatggcatgttggccttcatatcaaggagttgagaataggagcaaagaggtccttctgcagttgttcagggccctactgagaccacacctggagtattatgtgcagttttggtctccaaatttgaggaagggcattcttgctattgagggagtgcagcataggttcaccaggttaattcctgggatggcaggaccgtcatatgttgatagaatggagaggctgggtttgtatactctggaatttagatggatgagaggtgatcttgttgatacatacgattattaaggatttggacacgctagaggcagttcccaatgttgggggagtccagaaccagggccacagtttaagaataaggggtaagccatttagaacggagatgaggaaaaccagagggttgtgaatctgtggaattctctgcctcagaaggcagtggagaccaattatctgggtgctttcaagagagagttagatagagctcttaaagatagcggagtcaggggatagggggagaaggcaggaacgggatactgattgtggatgatccgccatgattacagtgaatggcagtgctggcttgaagggccgaatggcctactactgcacctattgtttattcctATTGTCCACACatgctgatcatctgaaatctaGTTCCTCCCTTTCCCAGTCATGAAACATaaattatttctctttccacagacgctgcatgacctgctgagcatgTTCTGTTTTCCTTCCAAAGACACAACATTTTCATGAATTTTTAAGGTTGAGTAACTTAAAATCATAGAAGAGGGTTGGATAGTTTTGAGAATGGACTACTGTTTCCTCTGAAGAAATCCAGAACAAGAAAACGTAATCATAAAATTAGAATTGGCCAATTGCTTGAAAATCGGGCAGTGTGTTTTCACAGTGACTGATGGATCAATTGAAATTATCAAAATAGGAGGTTAATACAGTATATTTATTCCGATGATAATATGAAAATAAATGGATAATCAACAGGTTCATAGAGATCAAGTCCCatcaccagtctgaggaagggtctcgaccagaaacatcacctattccttcgctccatagatgctgcttcacccgctgagtttctccagcatttttgtctacattcaatttttccagcatctgcagttctttcttaaacaagttccATCAACAATTACTCAGCAGAATGATGGGAAATGGTTAGAGGGCTGGAAGACTGATTTTTGTACCAAAGTTTGAAAAGAATCGAGAGTATGAGATAGCACAGTAACTTTGCTATTGCAAGTCTGAAACGCCCTAAGCCCTTTTCCCCCAATTACGTAATTGGTTTTATAATGCAATTTTctgtagattttagagatacaatgtggaaacaggccctttggcctaccgagtccacgctaatcagtgatcatccatacactaacactatcctctacacactagggacaatttacgatttttttttaaccaaagccaattaacctacaaacctgtacatcttttggagtAGAGTGTGTGAGGTAACCAgagccatgtggtcacagggagaatgtacaaactccattcagacagcacccacagtcaggatcgaacccgtgtctctggtactgcaaggcagcaacactactgctgtgccactgtgccaaaatCATGCAAGATTTCAAAGGGAACAGAACTATCACATTATAACATTACACCTGTACCTGGACGaaatccatgcaatcacaggAAGAACCTGCAAACACCACACATATAGCACTTGCGGTCAGAaatgaacccgggtcgctggaactgtgaggcagaagctctattATTTGTACTGCTGTGCTATGCCATACTCTAGATTCTTTTAAATTTAGGATCTTTAAAAATAGGTTTACGTTTATTATAGAAGCTGCAAGTCAATTTGGATAACACAAAGATTATACCTAAGTTATACAAGATAGTGAGAAGAAAAAATTATGCAAAAACACAACAGAAACAAATCCATGGCAGTGCAAGAGTATTTCATTGCTAAGTAGGATTGGGGTTGTGCAGGTTGACTCAAGAGCCTGATgcttgtaggaaagtagctgtttatGTGGTACTTCGGGCTTCTGTACCTATTGCCTAACAGTAGCAACGAGAAGAGGGCATAGCCCTGATGGTGGGGATCGTTGATGATAGATGTCACCTTCCAGAAGCAGAGCCCCATGTAAATGATTCACAGGGACGGGAGAGAAGTGAGTAGTTCGGCGGAGGGGGGAAAGCGCATACAGGCTGGCCGACCATCGGAACCAACTCACACCCATTTAACCCTCTTTGTCACCAAAGACCAGGGCAGGTGTGGCAACTTTGATCTCTCCTCAGTGCGTCCCTTCTCTGTCAATGTGGTGAGGATTGCTGTGACTCTGGGCgtgcggagggaccagactgtccccaactctgctgcagctgacggggacgttgCCAGGATTTCGCCCCTGTGTGTCTGCTGCCCCGCTCCACCGGCCCCGTGTGTGGGCGCTGCTGACCCACAGCGCATGGCAGTGCAGCCACACCGAGGGAGACGGGGCGGAGAGCGGCCGTGACTGGACAGCGCTGACCGCGGGGgtgctgtcccgagggatgtgctccatcggccgcttacaccttgctcggattcagagcaaagatactagagcatttggttcaggGCACTCAGTCACCcgccacaattatttacagcgcaaaaattgatcATTTCGAtgatttttaacaggtaagaaagtagcGTTTCGTGTGTTAACAGTGGGAGGCTGCCATGTCCGtgctccgtgcgtcacgccctttgactcgatgaccttatgtgcaaccccCCAATAGCAGATAACCCATCCCCAAATGTTCTCTTCCCATACACGCCTGCCCACCTAGTTTTCTTTCTCCTTTATTCATCTTTCCCATCTGGCTCCATCATcttctccccaatccctcccatccacacccacatttaaaaaaaaactggttcCAGTTCCAAATTCCAGTCACTGGTTTGTTTTCATGTAAATGGAACACAAATGGAAGTGTTCAACCAATGCTTGAAGTGCATGGAAAGATAGAGCGAACAAATGCCAGGATTAAAGATGGCGACACCTATAGCGTCACACAGCCGTAGTCGATGCCGGGACACTGGAGGACCGCGGGCACCGGTCATCCCTGCGACACCACTGGCGCTGGGATATAGGATTGTGCCGAGATCGGGCCTGCTTAGGGATCGTGCACCGAATTGGCGGCTGATCTTACAATGTAACCATCTTATGTTTCGGTTTGGAGAAACGCTGGGAAGAAGAGGTGAGAGGAAATTTGACGATTGAGCGGAAGGGGGACAGGGCTGTCGCGCACGAAagtggaagtggggaggggggaggatagaaagagaggggagggcaaggggggggggatagtgagaGGAGGCGAAGAGAtgggatgtggaggaaaggaaagggaatggagaggggagaagatagaGAGGAGAAAGGAGACGAGGTCAGGAATAAccgggagaaagggagggaagaagTGAATGCAGAGGAGGGGAAGATAATTTAAGGgatggttccagagccttgctccTGCCCGCCAGGTACAGTGTGGAAGCTGTCCATAGCACGGTggcaaatggatccattcaatGGGGAGGGTagaaaaaaagtctgaagaatctcgctccgaaatgtcacccattccttctctccagagatgctgcctgtcccgctgagttactctagcttttggtgactatcttcggtttaatcttCGGTGTCTATCTGTAGTTTCTTCTAACACAGGTGTACAATGAAGGGTTGACCTAATGCAGTTGGACTTCAGCTGCAGGCCAAAAGCAGAGAGAGGATTTTCCTATTTGGGGTATGTTCAAACATGGAAATGGATAACAAAAAATCATGTCCCTTGAAACTCTTGTggaattaaaagaaaatgtattGTTCCCCATCAAGCAAAAATCATAACTGTTaatcaattaaaaacaaaaagttaTTTCAATTTTGCAACAGCACAGGCTATATATTAATCATAAGTACACACATAACTCTCAAATTTAGATTCTGCCCCCTTTCCCCAATACTATAATTTGGATGAAAATCATTTTCTAACACGAGAAAAACAGTTCTGATAAAAGATCAACACCTGAAATGTAAATTCTGCTTTCTGACCTGCTATGCTTTAAAATTTTTGCAATTGCGTTTCATCATCTTCAATATTTGAGTTTGGTCCTTGTATTGAATTTTTGATTCACATTTTCCATGCGTTTGATTTTCACTGCAGATTTTCTTGCACATCCTACACCATGGCGACAGATACTCTGCAACAGGATGACCTGGGGGCACTCGCAAAGCTCCGTGTCAaagattttcttcagcatttCCAGATGATCAAACAAGGCGCTGAATccaaaatttacagaggacaTTTCCTTGGAAAGCCAACCATTGTGAAAGAGCGGTTCCCCAAATCTTACCGTCACTCTGCTCTGGACAAGAAACTCACGCATCGCAGGACTGTTCAAGAAGTACGATCTATTCTCCGGTGCAGGAAAGCTGGTCAGTGACTATTGTAATGTCTTTTGTTTGCTGAAGTAGAAAGGCTGTCAACTTCTGAAATACAAATGGTTAATATTTGAAATGAAAACTCATTGAaagaaaatttgtaattttaaattGCAGTCTGTCACTTCAATACTTGTTTATAAATTTTGTTGTGTTTTCCCTTGACCTTTTGTTTTTTGCCTCAACTTCAATGAATATTCAAGACTTTTAcatcagaattttgtgtctggtTGAGTTTAGGATGTTGCAGTGAGCTTCCAGTGTTAATTTTAATTGGCAAAAAAATTGTGGGAATCTCAGCCTCTGCCTCTGGGTTTTAGGAATTGCCTGTGCctctctctggaacatcagaggttggaGTTAgacgatatctatattactaaaagtctgatcttgaccacttcatgttgttctgtatattgattttagaaaaaacgctgccacttatggctgatttttgaccatctgactcggagtccccctccactgcgcaggacaagaggatttttcccttcgattaaaaataaaagagttattagtgtataaaaaatgttgagattctctctccttaaGGCTATGCCCCTtccgaagggactataaaacccagaggtgttgagtgcctcagtcagtctctgcaagatgtgggagcgagagggtcatgtctctcagtccgagctgtaaataacactgaacacatgtgtacTAAActatgagtggttttactgacctgccagcacccttaatgtggtttgaaaatatagtttggaaatgttaaagctgtgttgcctttggtttggaaatgttaaagctgtgttgcccaaTTAACGTCGCCTCGCCCAATTAACGTCGCCTCGCCCAATTAACGTCGCCTCGCCCAATTAACGTCGCCTcgcctaattaatgttgccttgcctaattgaaaagttggtttgagaatgccttagttgccttgccgtctatataattaaaagtctaatcttgaccacatcctgtttgtgctgtatattgatcttaggaaaaacgctaccacgtacggctgtgatttttggccatcttactcagtccccctccgctcatcaggtgccgaagatttttcccatcgatgaaaaataaaagagttattagtgttttaaaaatgttgagattctctctcctgtcatagaaacatagaaattaggtgcaggagtaggccattcggcccttcaagcctgcaccgccattcaatatgatcatggctgatcatccaactcagttttccgtacctgccttctctccataccccctgatccccctagccagaagggccacatctaacttcctcttaaatatagccaatgaactggcctcaactaccctctgcggcagagagttccagagattcaccactctctgtgtgaaaaaagttcttctcatctcggttttaaaggatttccctattatccttaagctgtgaccccttgtcctggacttccccaacatcgggaacaatcttcctgcatctagccttaagaattttgtaagtttctataagatccccttcaatCGGggagtgccgtcaaacgctcatcatatgttaacctactcattcctgggataattcttgtgaaccttctctggaccttctccagagccaacatATCCTTCCTtggacatggtgcccaaaattggacCCAAAACTTCCAAAAGCTTATCACATCGCACTTGGCTGAGAGAAATTATATCTGCTGTTCCTGGGCACACTTTACCAGTTGATCTAGATACTTTTGTAACCTAAGACAATTTTTTTCACTATTCAGCATAACATCAATGATGGTGTTGTTTGCAtgcttgctaatcatgccttctacagtctcatctaaattgttaatatcttCAACAGATAATAGGGAAGTCAGCACTAATCACTGCAGCGCACCACTGGTCAGTCTCCAATCTGAAAGTAAACCCTTCTTCCCACTTTCTTGGTCCGGCAAGAATTAGGCCAAACCATGAAAGGcctgatagagtggacgtggagaggatgtttccagtagtcgGAGAGTCTAGTTCTGGAGggggcagcctcagaataaaaggatgtacctttagaatagagatgaggggaaatgtctTTATCCAGagcctggtgaatctgtggaattcattgccacagatggcagtagagaccaagtcatcgggtatttttaaagagCAGAAAGATATGTTTTTGATTGATAAGGGCACCAAAGGGTACGGGGCGATgacacaatggggttgagagggaaaaatagataagCCATCTTCGAATGGTGTAGTAAATGCTatgagccgaatggcccaattctgctccttataAGTTACTTATGAGCACTAGGTTTTACAAATAGCACGATGATATTGGTGAATTGGGCGCTAAAGCAGAGTAAAATTGCAAGCACTCAAGTCATATTTCAGCATGAGACATATTATCCATGAGATGATGAATAAAATTGTTAAAAgtcaatttaatttttattttttaggtatTGCAACCCCTGTGGTGTATTTTGTGGACTACAATGCAAGTTGTATGTACCTTGAAGATTTAGTTGGAGCTATAACCGTCCGTGACTACGTAGCTTCAGTCCAGAAGTCAAAACAGGATAcagaacaactttttcccttGGCTGAAAAA is drawn from Leucoraja erinacea ecotype New England chromosome 21, Leri_hhj_1, whole genome shotgun sequence and contains these coding sequences:
- the tp53rk gene encoding EKC/KEOPS complex subunit TP53RK isoform X2, which translates into the protein MIFNRFSCTSYTMATDTLQQDDLGALAKLRVKDFLQHFQMIKQGAESKIYRGHFLGKPTIVKERFPKSYRHSALDKKLTHRRTVQEVRSILRCRKAGIATPVVYFVDYNASCMYLEDLVGAITVRDYVASVQKSKQDTEQLFPLAEKIGLILARMHDEDVVHGDLTTSNMMIRQPEKQFSLVLIDFGLSFISALPEDKGVDLYVLEKAFLSSHPNTESVFQVILTSYSSASKKSAPVIKKLDEVKQRGRKRSMVG
- the tp53rk gene encoding EKC/KEOPS complex subunit TP53RK isoform X1, with the translated sequence MQLDFSCRPKAERGFSYLGFSCTSYTMATDTLQQDDLGALAKLRVKDFLQHFQMIKQGAESKIYRGHFLGKPTIVKERFPKSYRHSALDKKLTHRRTVQEVRSILRCRKAGIATPVVYFVDYNASCMYLEDLVGAITVRDYVASVQKSKQDTEQLFPLAEKIGLILARMHDEDVVHGDLTTSNMMIRQPEKQFSLVLIDFGLSFISALPEDKGVDLYVLEKAFLSSHPNTESVFQVILTSYSSASKKSAPVIKKLDEVKQRGRKRSMVG